From Nocardia sp. NBC_00416:
CTGGTCGCGCCCGGGGTCGCCCACAACCTCACGCTGCACCCGAGCGCACCGCAGACCTTCCGGGCCATCGATCACTGGATGAACACCGGCAACGTCTGACCGGCGGCCCGGTTTCCGGCGCATCCGAAACCCGCGACCTCTCGGAAAGTCAAGCCGGGTGGCCGGGTTCGAGGGTGGCGACGTGCCGATAGCGCAGGACGGCAGGCGCGGACCCGGGGGCGTCACCGCCTTCGGGGGCCAGCACGAGACCGATGTGATCGCCGAATTCGTGGCGGGCGAGGATACGACCGCAGAACCAGGCGACGGCGTCGAGCAGAACCGGCACGCCGTGCGGGCCCGGGCGCCAACGGCACCGGGCGAACTTGTCGATCTCGTCGCCGGTTTCACCACCGAACAATTCGGCGAGGGCCGTATCGTCCGCACCGATCAGGTGCACGCCGACGAAATCCGCGCCGGGCGCGACACGGTAGGTGTGGTTGGTCTCGGACAGGCAGACCAGGAACCGCGGTGGCTCGATCCCGACCTGGGACGCGAACCCCACCAGACATCCGGCGCGCTCGTCGCCGGCGGCCAGGGTGACCAGGAAAGCCGCCGCGTCGGCGGCGGCGACCAGGTTGTCGAACGCGTAGTGCTCGGAATCGGCCGGCATGCGCCGTGTATAGCAGGCCGGTGCGGTGCACGGGCGCCGGCG
This genomic window contains:
- a CDS encoding flavin reductase family protein, which gives rise to MPADSEHYAFDNLVAAADAAAFLVTLAAGDERAGCLVGFASQVGIEPPRFLVCLSETNHTYRVAPGADFVGVHLIGADDTALAELFGGETGDEIDKFARCRWRPGPHGVPVLLDAVAWFCGRILARHEFGDHIGLVLAPEGGDAPGSAPAVLRYRHVATLEPGHPA